In Brettanomyces bruxellensis chromosome 8, complete sequence, a genomic segment contains:
- a CDS encoding uncharacterized protein (MEROPS:MER0001911): MLSGVSGAFRFRKTTLSVALALVYAACMAMEAWSRGNALGVPSPEPEALRESWTDLERIARHPHPYTSRENDVVRGYLLRQVAAACAGKEYCTYGTEAPGAGQQPRPVMFKQGDTFNESSTEHRVVYFEPANVLVKVEGTDARLKGDGLLISAHYDSVPAGYGVTDDGMGVVTMLALLRKYTRDPSSRPRRTLLFNFNDDEEFGLMGSESFARHPWFREAGYFVNIDGAGSGGRALLLRATDYEVARLYAGAKNPLASSLLQQGFQDGVIHSQTDYYVYQANGLRGIDICFYEPRALYHTIHDSIQYASKGSLWQLLTSVTGYVEQMEAFGGGNKADNVISNKADNAISNKAAEAISNNAISSIPSSQNIVQSHDSSSKIDSHDPHFSISNNFVVPDLSSAVYFDFLSKFFFCISTESLVNLNIGLLVVVPLVLGALLLIAHRKNTWHVQARGWIRVPASLLFSTLVTWLFAKHCLLAEIPGRAPLYDSYRSAWLALTCLNIFFNYVSLTFASWLRPVHDQKLIGLLELTLGGWIVLVWATVQESRYAKTGLFLTTVLFACFSAGSFVGVVGFVLKRGPGSVRLPATPPEQPQEQPLDSADSATPDLSPENSSPELSDVSPEPIDASADLALSPPPSCSKSFDWLIQFLVVVPPLVFFIYAVGDLALDSMHQAGVDGVSGERAARKFAVASSIGLGLPVLPFLHKLNAPAASILGLTAVLASVYTILAPTHSNTNPLKVKFVQSIDLPAVSANSSLDIGSADHVEAYGTLRARPGFISGILSELPSLQDNTTDMDVRFVEDPKEGTETVTYKAERPWLFDSEAESGNSFDKYLDIEVLSNSDSKNSGSYEPLNAVLRIHAAQNRMCQLDFNASGYNSFADRNRTSPVKLVTVYNSSLLESGTKPGFRQPIRANIPSGYSTDDEGNHYYKIMQGIDMVLLHKLNWTQPYYQVALQWLPFSLDDDDAVQSRGLDVSVTCFWGELQSEVLVAGDKHRIVPAYDELLHYTPRNFITTNLKPGLVQVSRRHDLTTTVCVF, encoded by the coding sequence ATGCTTTCAGGGGTGTCCGGGGCTTTCCGCTTTAGGAAAACAACCCTTTCAGTGGCGCTGGCGCTAGTGTACGCGGCGTGCATGGCGATGGAGGCGTGGAGCAGGGGCAATGCGCTAGGCGTGCCGTCGCCGGAGCCCGAGGCGCTCCGGGAGTCGTGGACGGACTTGGAGCGCATAGCGCGGCACCCGCACCCATACACGAGCCGGGAGAACGACGTGGTTCGGGGCTATCTCTTGCGGCAGGTGGCGGCAGCATGCGCGGGCAAGGAGTACTGCACGTACGGGACGGAGGCGCCGGGCGCAGGGCAGCAGCCACGGCCGGTGATGTTCAAGCAGGGGGACACGTTCAACGAGTCGAGCACGGAGCACCGGGTGGTGTACTTTGAGCCGGCGAACGTGCTCGTGAAGGTGGAGGGCACGGATGCGCGGCTGAAGGGCGACGGGCTTTTGATCTCGGCGCACTACGACTCGGTGCCCGCCGGGTACGGCGTGACGGACGATGGCATGGGCGTGGTGACGATGCTTGCCCTTTTGAGGAAATACACGCGTGACCCCTCGTCGCGGCCCAGAAGAacccttcttttcaattttaacGACGACGAGGAGTTCGGGCTAATGGGCTCGGAGTCGTTTGCCCGGCACCCGTGGTTCCGCGAGGCGGGGTACTTTGTGAACATCGACGGGGCGGGGTCCGGCGGCCGCGCGTTGCTCCTCCGGGCGACCGACTACGAGGTGGCCCGGCTGTACGCGGGGGCAAAGAACCCGTTGGCCAGCTCATTGCTCCAGCAGGGTTTCCAGGACGGCGTCATTCACTCCCAGACGGACTACTACGTGTACCAGGCGAACGGGTTGCGGGGTATCGACATTTGTTTCTACGAGCCCCGGGCTTTGTACCACACCATTCACGATAGTATCCAGTATGCTTCGAAGGGTTCACTTTGGCAGCTTCTTACTTCTGTGACTGGGTATGTTGAACAGATGGAGGCATTTGGGGGTGGAAATAAAGCTGATAACGTTATTTCTAATAAAGCTGATAACGCTATTTCTAATAAAGCTGCTGAAGCTATTTCTAATAACGCTATTTCTAGCATCCCTTCCTCCCAAAATATCGTCCAATCGCATGATTCAAGCTCCAAGATCGACTCCCACGACCCCCACTTCTCCATCTCAAACAACTTCGTCGTCCCAGACCTCTCGTCTGCGGTCTATTTCGACTTCCTAAGcaagttcttcttctgcatcTCTACCGAATCACTCGTCAACCTCAACATCGGTCTTCTCGTGGTCGTTCCGCTCGTTCTGGGTGCCCTTCTCCTTATCGCACACCGGAAAAACACCTGGCACGTGCAGGCAAGAGGCTGGATCCGGGTTCCCGCCAGCTTGCTCTTCTCAACCCTCGTCACGTGGCTTTTCGCAAAGCACTGCCTTCTCGCCGAGATACCAGGCAGAGCTCCTCTTTACGACAGCTACAGATCTGCCTGGCTGGCCTTGACGTGCCtcaacatcttcttcaactacGTTTCGCTCACTTTTGCGTCGTGGTTGCGGCCTGTGCACGACCAAAAGCTCATTGGTCTACTTGAGCTCACTCTCGGGGGCTGGATTGTCTTGGTCTGGGCCACAGTGCAGGAAAGCCGTTATGCCAAGACCGGTCTCTTTCTCACCACTGTGCTGTTTGCGTGCTTTTCCGCTGGTTCTTTTGTTGGTGTTGTGGGCTTTGTGCTCAAGAGGGGACCGGGAAGCGTGCGGTTGCCGGCCACTCCACCGGAACAGCCGCAGGAACAGCCGCTGGATTCCGCCGACTCGGCCACCCCCGACCTGTCCCCCGAGAACAGCTCCCCGGAGCTCTCGGACGTCTCCCCCGAgccgatcgacgcgtcggcCGACCTCGCCCTTTCTCCGCCTCCATCCTGCTCCAAGAGCTTTGATTGGCTCATCCAGTTCCTTGTCGTGGTCCCTCCCCTCGTGTTCTTCATCTATGCAGTCGGCGACTTGGCACTGGACAGCATGCATCAGGCTGGAGTTGATGGTGTGTCTGGAGAACGTGCAGCGAGAAAATTCGCAGTTGCATCTTCAATCGGCCTCGGGCTCCCGGTTTTGCCGTTTTTGCACAAGTTGAACGCCCCGGCAGCCTCGATTCTCGGCCTAACGGCAGTCCTGGCCTCCGTTTACACGATTTTGGCACCCACGCACAGCAATACGAACCCGCTAAAGGTCAAATTCGTCCAGTCGATCGACCTCCCGGCCGTCTCTGCCAACTCGTCTCTCGATATTGGCTCCGCAGACCACGTGGAGGCCTACGGAACGCTCCGTGCACGGCCCGGATTCATCAGCGGCATTCTATCCGAGCTTCCGAGCCTCCAGGACAACACGACAGACATGGATGTGCGTTTTGTCGAGGACCCAAAGGAGGGAACCGAAACGGTGACATACAAGGCCGAAAGACCGTGGCTTTTCGACAGTGAGGCCGAATCGGGCAACTCCTTCGACAAATACTTGGACATCGAGGTGCTCTCAAACTCAGACAGCAAGAATTCCGGCAGCTACGAGCCACTGAATGCCGTTTTGAGGATCCACGCAGCCCAGAACAGGATGTGCCAGCTTGATTTTAATGCTAGTGGCTACAACAGCTTTGCTGACAGAAACAGAACCTCCCCAGTCAAGCTGGTCACAGTGTACAATTCGTCGTTGCTCGAATCGGGCACCAAGCCGGGCTTCCGCCAGCCAATCAGAGCCAATATCCCCTCTGGTTACTCGACAGACGACGAGGGAAATCACTACTACAAGATTATGCAGGGAATAGACATGGTACTTCTCCACAAGCTCAACTGGACCCAGCCCTACTACCAGGTTGCTCTCCAGTGGCTTCCCTTCAGCCTAGATGACGACGATGCCGTTCAAAGCCGCGGCTTGGATGTCTCGGTGACCTGTTTCTGGGGTGAGTTGCAGTCTGAGGTTCTTGTTGCTGGTGATAAGCATAGAATTGTTCC
- the HEM12 gene encoding Uroporphyrinogen decarboxylase in heme biosynthesis (BUSCO:EOG09262JZK), producing the protein MTFEPLKNDLILRAARGEPVERPPIWMMRQAGRYLPEYHKVKGSRDFFETCRTPEIVSELTIQPVEHYKGLIDAAIIFNDILVIPQAMGMDVRMVDKVGPQFVQPLRTPADLHRLDFNCDVRKQLGWAFDAITLTRKNLHGRVPLLGFCGGPWTLMCYMIEGGGTKMFRFAKEWIFRWPEASKQLLQAITDVAVEFLALQVKAGAQMLQVFESWGGQLGPDEFSEFALPYLRQIAHRVPQRLYELGIEEVPMTVFSKGSWYALEELCDSGFDVVSLDWLYKPEDAVRIANGRVSLQGNIDPGVLYGSKEIITKKVQRMMHGFGKQRYIVNLGHGTQPFMDPEKIGFFLEECKRFGEKE; encoded by the coding sequence ATGACCTTCGAACCACTTAAAAACGACCTTATTTTACGTGCAGCAAGAGGAGAACCAGTCGAAAGACCTCCAATATGGATGATGCGTCAAGCCGGAAGATACTTGCCGGAATATCACAAAGTTAAGGGCAGCAGGGACTTCTTCGAGACATGCAGAACACCAGAGATCGTGTCGGAGCTCACAATTCAGCCGGTCGAGCACTATAAGGGCCTCATCGATGCTGCAATCATATTTAATGATATTTTGGTGATACCTCAAGCAATGGGGATGGATGTCAGAATGGTGGACAAAGTTGGCCCGCAGTTTGTTCAGCCACTCCGGACCCCGGCTGATCTACACAGATTGGACTTTAATTGCGATGTTCGCAAGCAGTTAGGCTGGGCTTTTGATGCAATTACTCTCACGAGGAAGAATTTGCACGGAAGAGTCCCACTTTTGGGATTCTGCGGTGGCCCATGGACTCTCATGTGCTATATGATCGAGGGTGGCGGTACCAAGATGTTCCGATTCGCCAAAGAGTGGATTTTCCGCTGGCCAGAAGCTTCCAAACAGCTTCTCCAGGCAATAACAGACGTTGCAGTGGAGTTCTTGGCTCTCCAGGTTAAAGCTGGTGCACAGATGCTCCAGGTTTTCGAGAGTTGGGGTGGTCAGCTTGGCCCTGACGAGTTTAGTGAGTTCGCGCTTCCTTATTTGAGACAGATCGCACACAGAGTCCCTCAAAGGTTGTACGAGTTAGGAATTGAAGAGGTTCCAATGACTGTCTTTTCAAAGGGCTCCTGGTATGCATTGGAAGAGCTTTGTGACAGCGGATTTGACGTTGTTTCCCTCGATTGGCTCTACAAGCCCGAAGATGCAGTCAGAATTGCGAATGGCCGTGTTTCCTTGCAGGGAAACATAGACCCGGGTGTGTTGTACGGCTCAAAGGAGATAATCACCAAGAAAGTGCAGAGGATGATGCACGGATTTGGAAAACAGAGGTACATTGTCAATTTAGGTCACGGAACACAGCCATTTATGGATCCGGAGAAGATTGGGTTCTTCTTAGAGGAATGCAAACGCTTTGGGGAGAAGGAGTAG
- a CDS encoding uncharacterized protein (BUSCO:EOG09260J97): MASLSSLFSSKDDTRFKEALDLYENKHYKRAIKILDGIIQHNPKHYESVSLKGLALSNSDLPEKYDALKYIEKACKEGGTDSVVCHIAGLYYRGLKDYKQASKWYNAAMENKSPNKGILRDLSSCLTQTRDYKHLLVSRLGYLESQPAYRANWTSAAIAHCLNGQYDRAEDVLTRIEDLVAGHLSEDDLFEQSECLLLKNRAIYKQGDVSRALEHLEKIAKSGEVGDGAKLLEYKAQYLEELQRPKEASFVYRRLLQRNPDNAKYYRDLERCLGTDKMSANVRLALYEKLCEFYPRADPPKFIPLTFLKGEQFAKKVEEYILSQLRRGAPATFVNVKPLYRRKSNQKVIYEVAKRFYDEEKSKLSSSETENDENGNPLRFCWAGYFLAQHFYRVRDYDSALRFIDEAISTTPTLVELYIVKARIFKRMNRLMEACETMNEARKLDLQDRFVNTKAAKYYLRANRVKDAIDTASLFTRNEKAPNGVQDLHLMQCYWFLIESAEAYGRLAREALREWRKVSVGWDNKKKSQEIDHETVMTREHLRKKTLHLVGLTIKRYRAIVKVFEEYEDDQFDFHHYSMRKGTSRTYLTMLDWEDRLYHQPIFLRAAKGLTNISLEVLNDKPFFQVLLTNPAFSLNRTKKEKKAEEKQREELVKYSKSFPNDADVFAEAILRELADAPLKNAKRNTAGGFAQYADKGTALTRLTDLAKRVNDENSLDGQEIVFRVNQYFNKYVLCLQAMNHAYTADSSAAVVGYLYLNLFKARTNKSTPETIRRILALGLKRNFSELLAVEDSGDSEKLAEGLVQNFFTKNNFASAENLVRCEQIEPSDTFEKRILQIKQSLDPYTLRSLSYIED; this comes from the coding sequence ATGGCATCGTTGTCAAGCCTTTTCTCCAGCAAAGATGATACACGCTTCAAAGAGGCACTAGACCTCTACGAAAACAAGCATTACAAGAGGGCCATCAAAATTTTAGATGGAATCATCCAGCACAATCCAAAGCATTACGAGTCGGTTTCACTCAAGGGATTGGCTCTTTCGAACTCGGATCTCCCAGAAAAGTATGATGCACTCAAGTACATCGAGAAGGCGTGCAAAGAAGGCGGCACTGACTCCGTTGTGTGCCACATTGCCGGATTGTACTACCGAGGATTGAAAGACTATAAGCAGGCATCTAAGTGGTACAACGCAGCAATGGAAAACAAATCTCCAAACAAGGGCATTCTCCGGGACTTGAGCTCGTGCTTGACCCAAACCCGCGACTACAAGCATCTTCTCGTGTCGCGTTTGGGCTACTTAGAGAGCCAACCGGCATACCGGGCCAATTGGACGTCTGCAGCAATTGCTCACTGTTTAAACGGTCAATATGATCGGGCAGAGGATGTTCTCACGAGAATTGAAGACCTGGTTGCCGGCCACTTGAGCGAGGATGACCTGTTTGAGCAGTCCGAGTGCCTTTTGCTCAAAAACAGGGCCATCTATAAGCAGGGAGACGTTTCTCGTGCTTTAGAGCATTTGGAGAAGATTGCCAAATCCGGCGAGGTGGGAGACGGTGCAAAGCTGCTTGAGTACAAGGCGCAGTACCTGGAGGAGCTCCAGAGACCAAAGGAGGCCTCTTTTGTGTACAGGCGTCTCTTGCAGCGGAATCCGGACAACGCAAAGTACTATCGTGATCTTGAAAGGTGTCTTGGAACAGACAAGATGTCTGCAAACGTCCGTTTGGCGCTCTACGAGAAGTTGTGCGAGTTTTACCCGCGTGCAGACCCTCCAAAATTCATCCCGCTCACTTTTCTTAAAGGTGAGCAGTTTGCAAAAAAGGTTGAAGAGTACATTCTTTCGCAGTTGAGGAGAGGTGCACCTGCCACGTTTGTGAACGTGAAGCCGTTGTACCGCCGCAAAAGCAACCAGAAGGTCATATACGAGGTTGCGAAGAGGTTCTACGACGAGGAGAAGTCGAAATTGTCGTCTTCCGAGACCGAAAATGACGAAAATGGCAATCCTTTGAGGTTTTGCTGGGCCGGATACTTCCTTGCACAGCACTTTTACCGCGTGAGAGACTACGATTCAGCTCTAAGATTCATTGACGAGGCCATATCGACGACTCCAACACTCGTTGAGCTCTACATTGTCAAAGCACGGATTTTCAAGAGGATGAATAGACTAATGGAGGCCTGCGAGACCATGAATGAGGCCAGGAAACTCGATTTGCAGGACAGATTTGTCAACACGAAGGCTGCAAAGTACTACTTGCGTGCAAACAGGGTCAAGGATGCCATCGATACCGCCTCGCTATTCACGAGAAACGAAAAAGCACCAAATGGAGTCCAAGACTTGCATTTAATGCAATGCTACTGGTTTCTGATCGAGAGTGCCGAGGCTTACGGCAGACTTGCACGGGAAGCATTGCGTGAGTGGAGAAAAGTGAGTGTTGGGTGGgacaacaagaagaaatccCAGGAGATTGATCACGAGACGGTCATGACCAGAGAGCATCTCAGAAAGAAGACATTGCACCTTGTTGGCCTCACAATTAAGAGATACAGGGCCATAGTGAAGGTCTTTGAGGAGTACGAAGACGACCAGTTTGATTTCCATCACTACAGTATGCGAAAGGGAACTTCACGCACGTATTTAACGATGCTTGACTGGGAAGACAGGCTTTACCACCAGCCAATCTTCCTAAGAGCTGCCAAAGGATTGACTAACATTTCCCTAGAAGTGCTCAACGACAAGCCTTTCTTCCAGGTTTTGCTCACAAACCCGGCTTTCTCGCTTAACCGAAccaaaaaggagaagaaggccgaggaaaagcaaagagaAGAGCTTGTCAAATACTCCAAGAGCTTCCCAAATGATGCCGACGTGTTTGCTGAGGCAATATTGAGGGAACTGGCCGATGCTCCACtcaaaaatgcaaaaagaaacaCTGCTGGGGGTTTTGCTCAGTATGCTGATAAGGGCACTGCCTTAACGAGGTTGACCGACTTGGCAAAACGTGTCAACGACGAAAATTCTCTTGACGGACAGGAGATTGTTTTCCGTGTGAATCAGTATTTCAACAAGTATGTTTTGTGTCTTCAGGCCATGAACCATGCCTACACAGCCGACTcttctgctgctgttgttggCTATCTATATCTCAATCTTTTCAAGGCCAGAACCAATAAAAGCACACCCGAAACCATCCGCAGAATTCTTGCTCTCGGCCTAAAACGTAACTTCTCTGAGCTGCTTGCTGTTGAAGATTCCGGCGATAGCGAAAAGCTTGCAGAAGGCCTAGTGCAGAACTTTTTCACCAAAAACAACTTTGCCAGTGCCGAAAATCTGGTCCGCTGTGAGCAAATCGAGCCTAGCGATACTTTTGAGAAGAGAATTCTACAAATCAAGCAGTCCCTTGACCCTTACACTCTCAGAAGCTTGTCCTATATTGAGGATTAG
- a CDS encoding uncharacterized protein (BUSCO:EOG092614O9) — protein MDSDQSFLEELSDWSGSSSQNEKEPNAINKHSHVTHSGQCTLDGGTVYEEVKESVSFSKTHHELNQGNLGTIIYPSNLEVRKYQEEIVKKAVMENVLCSLPTGLGKTFIAATVMLNFYRWVERAKIIFMAPTRPLVAQQMRACYGIAGLPLEDTAVLVGVTRKDRAVLWETRRVFFSTPQMVANDLLSGLVDPRNVCCVVVDEAHRARGGSYAYCKVVERLDKLNTSFRVLALTATPGATVESVQKVVDNLDISSIQLRTDKDPDVLQYMNSRSLVEIDCDITPEIQHAVILISEAILPVLKRANSAGIYDITDPARINQFMALEKSRAVVANHRLPEGLKWTYFFILRLLSEVGNFFRRLNVYGIVTFYGFFLDKYTEFTTKYQMKKSTNKLAASFYFSPQISELKSYIEKLIAEDSKNSANPGLKVVAGTFSHTKFQELVKRVTTFLQQKEHESHGNSSIIVFTEFRDNALEIVRCLESANKLVSSADSHSKDLVRPHIFIGQAKEKSRFDEETFRSTKGRKKKKNPKKKKKNEKNSDSPLATRLGSSETAQAKGMSQKDQKELLSKFKDGVYNVLVATSIGEEGLDIGEVDMIVCFDSTSSPIKNIQRMGRTGRKRAGNVVMLFSSNEREKFARAMDNYRWIQNKIRSDDNIIDLHPSDRIFPKEYKPALEYRKITIPETNKNLLDENGEDDDAFIEEAASITSARKNKAKRKSRKRKKTRKDSDDDRQMKLTKKMFMPENAHTGFRPASSMIRKVVSQKQKQENKLIEKKKEKELEKADETLLSDEVECNRLTPSQLFSDPPETTNGKSKEIANEPILIDLSQFTDDELKNDDIGGEAQSEEISEVVKANSESKTEGSDVQFRDVTDDKNSIRANEQIEENESVEISNKTHNKNLFTYKKDKQNNTIWNSKGEGKSEEIPTLPSNAVSDKFAFKEQVDVCKQVIPKGDAIFNMNFKEREGFMSQREEMEFYSKYFTDDKDLYYDPRRFNIIDDPLICIKRGGSKFGKVPHSSASNMMIEWHRALQKE, from the coding sequence ATGGATAGTGATCAGAGCTTTCTGGAGGAACTTAGTGACTGGAGTGGATCAAGCAgccaaaatgaaaaagagcCGAATGCAATCAACAAACACAGCCATGTAACACATTCCGGGCAGTGCACGCTAGATGGAGGGACAGTTTATGAAGAGGTGAAAGAGAGTGTGAGTTTCAGCAAGACGCACCATGAATTAAACCAGGGTAATCTTGGCACAATAATTTATCCCTCCAATTTGGAGGTGAGGAAGTATCAGGAGGAAATTGTCAAGAAAGCGGTTATGGAAAATGTTTTGTGCTCTCTTCCAACGGGTCTCGGTAAGACATTTATCGCGGCAACGGTGATGCTGAATTTCTACCGGTGGGTGGAGCGGGcgaaaataatttttatgGCACCGACGAGACCGCTTGTGGCCCAGCAGATGCGCGCGTGTTACGGTATCGCGGGACTCCCGCTGGAGGACACCGCGGTTCTTGTGGGGGTTACCCGAAAAGATCGGGCTGTTCTGTGGGAGACGCGAcgagtttttttttccaccccGCAGATGGTTGCCAACGATTTACTTTCCGGGCTCGTTGACCCGCGAAATGTATGCTGCGTAGTGGTAGACGAGGCTCACCGGGCTCGGGGTGGCAGTTATGCCTACTGCAAAGTTGTAGAAAGGCTTGACAAATTAAATACGAGTTTCCGTGTTCTTGCCCTAACTGCTACTCCAGGTGCAACAGTCGAATCTGTTCAGAAAGTCGTCGATAATCTTGATATATCTTCAATTCAACTAAGAACTGATAAAGATCCTGATGTACTCCAGTACATGAATTCACGCTCACTAGTCGAAATTGACTGCGATATCACTCCGGAAATCCAGCATGCGGTGATTCTTATTTCCGAAGCCATTTTACCTGTGTTAAAGCGGGCCAACTCCGCCGGAATTTACGATATTACTGACCCTGCGCGGATCAATCAATTCATGGCCTTGGAGAAGTCACGTGCCGTTGTTGCCAATCATAGACTTCCAGAGGGTCTCAAGTGGACATATTTCTTTATCCTACGGCTACTTTCCGAGGTTGGCAACTTTTTCCGCCGTCTTAATGTCTACGGAATTGTAACCTTTTACGGCTTTTTCCTTGACAAGTACACAGAGTTCACCACAAAGTACCAGATGAAGAAATCAACCAATAAGTTGGCGGCGTCGTTTTACTTCAGTCCCCAAATATCAGAGCTCAAAAGTTATATCGAAAAACTGATTGCCGAGGATTCGAAGAATTCTGCAAATCCTGGCCTTAAAGTTGTTGCTGGTACATTTTCCCACACAAAATTCCAGGAACTAGTTAAAAGAGTTACCACATTTTTGCAGCAGAAGGAGCATGAAAGCCACGGAAATTCATCCATAATTGTCTTCACCGAATTTCGGGACAACGCACTTGAGATTGTCCGTTGCCTTGAAAGTGCCAATAAGcttgtttcttctgcaGATTCGCACTCCAAGGATTTAGTTCGACCCCACATTTTCATCGGACAGGCGAAAGAGAAGAGCCgatttgatgaagagacATTTCGGAGCACTAAAGGTCgtaaaaagaagaagaaccccaagaagaagaaaaagaatgaaaagaatTCCGATAGTCCGTTGGCCACTCGCTTGGGATCTTCTGAAACTGCGCAGGCTAAGGGAATGTCACAGAAAGATCAGAAAGAACTTCTCTCAAAGTTTAAGGATGGCGTTTACAATGTGTTGGTGGCAACTTCaattggagaagaaggtcTAGATATTGGAGAGGTGGATATGATTGTCTGCTTTGATTCTACATCCTCTCCaatcaaaaatatccaGCGAATGGGAAGAACTGGTCGTAAAAGAGCTGGCAATGTTGTTATGTTGTTCAGCTCCAATGAGCGTGAAAAGTTTGCTAGAGCAATGGATAATTATAGATGGATTCAGAACAAGATCAGGAGTGATGATAATATAATTGATCTTCACCCATCTGATAGAATTTTTCCAAAGGAGTACAAGCCTGCTTTGGAGTACAGGAAAATTACAATTCCGGAGACTAACAAAAACTTGCTTGATGAAAACGGTGAAGATGACGATGCATTTATTGAGGAAGCTGCATCTATCACCTCAGCTcggaaaaataaagcaaagagGAAGAGTAGAAAGCGCAAgaagacaagaaaagatagtgatgatgataggCAGATGAAGcttaccaaaaaaatgttcaTGCCTGAGAATGCACACACCGGATTTAGGCCTGCCTCTTCAATGATCAGAAAGGTTGTGAGTCAGAAgcaaaagcaggaaaacAAGCtaattgaaaagaagaaagagaaagaactTGAAAAGGCAGATGAAACTTTGCTTAGTGATGAGGTTGAGTGTAATCGACTGACTCCCAGCCAATTGTTTTCGGATCCACCAGAAACTACCAATGGGAAGAGTAAAGAAATTGCAAATGAACCAATCTTAATCGATCTCTCGCAGTTTACCGACgatgaattgaaaaatgatgatataGGAGGGGAAGCACAGAGTGAGGAAATTTCGGAGGTTGTGAAGGCAAATAGTGAATCGAAGACAGAAGGCAGTGATGTTCAATTTAGGGATGTAActgatgataaaaatagCATACGTGCAAATGAACAAattgaggaaaatgaaagtgtGGAAATTTCCAACAAAACACATAACAAGAATTTGTTTACATATAAAAAGGACAAACAGAATAATACGATTTGGAATTCGAAAGGGGAAGGGAAATCTGAGGAAATACCTACGTTACCATCTAACGCAGTGTCAGATAAATTTGCTTTTAAGGAACAGGTAGATGTGTGCAAGCAGGTTATTCCAAAAGGAGATGCAATTTTCAATATGAATTTCAAAGAACGAGAGGGCTTTATGAGccaaagagaagaaatggAGTTTTATTCGAAATACTTTACCGATGACAAGGATTTATACTATGATCCGAGGCGCTTCAATATAATTGATGATCCGTTGATCTGCATCAAAAGGGGCGGTTctaaatttggaaaagttCCACACTCTTCAGCTTCAAATATGATGATAGAATGGCACAGAGCACTTCAGAAGGAGTGA